taatataaaaacaaatGTATGTGAACCATATGATGTTGTGCGGCAAGGAAACAATAACACccaagggttttaaaaaaaaatattatcatTTGTAAACGAATGCGTGTAAGTGCAAGATGGCAATGCAGGCCAAAtaaacatttcacccatacaggtaacctttgactggaaGCGTCAATGTCAGTTAGGATTAAACAATATCCTTTATATttataagttaaaaaaaattaaaattagtgGTATaacagttgctgacaaatgggaaagtagcaaaaagagaaataatttatttgggacacaaaatagcACAGAAAACACAAGATCTTTTACCTTCTCACAAAAAGACTATTtgtcgcatgccactccctcaaactaaaaaacagctaaggtccttcttgaaAATATTGGGATTTTGTCGTGAGTGAATAAAAGAGTACAATAAACTAACCAAAGACTTAATAAAAATGTGTCATGATGGGGAACCAGAAGTGCTGAACACAAACTTGTGGGCCAACTAAAAAACCTGTAGTTTATTTGttcaaacagctggatccagtgacACAAAAATAGCccccatgcttgagggcagtagctgcaaccgTCCTGGCTGTGGAAGAAGCAAGgaaattgactattgaacatccaatcaaagtgttttgccctcatgcagtgactactTTGTTACAACAAAgaggagccaagtggcttacaaatgcACGGCTGTCCCGATATGAAGCCTCACTGATTGGTAGAGATGATATCACATATGAACCTTGTAACCGTttaaatcctgctagtctgctgcctgtaacaactgacctGAAGGAACATCAtaactgtctacagactgtaaatgTGTACACTGTGGCACAAGCAGACCTCAAAGATAAACCTATCCACAACCCAGACCTTGATGGATCTTGTCGAGTGGTAAGTGGAAAAAGGCAaagtggatacagcctggtgactgagtgcaaagtgcttaAAGCAGAGCCATTTACCAGCATCGATGTCAacacaagcagccgaattatatgcattaaaccaggccttacttaaagcagcaggtaagactgtaaacatttatactgacagcaaataTGCTTTTgaagttgtacaagcatataaacaCATCTAGAAAAAACGAAGAGTCCTaacagctagtggggagctgtagggcatggaaatttgattttacaggttttggacaatatttagttacaggtgacaataacatcaaactggacataccaaggaaaccaaaggaaattgcagagctgatgaaatggcaaaagtgactacagcaaaatcaacatcctgtgatatggtaatgactttaaccccagtttttacactgccccctacagggccctgcactgaagaaaaaaaaaactgaatggCAAAAGTaaggactacagaaacaagaggggggtggttgaagGGGCCTGAAaatacacatcacacacatcctcacacaattacactaaaatAGTCATCTAGAGGAAACAGGGTTAGCAAAAATATTCTTGTAATTATATAATGGGAAGGGCATTTATCAGGAAGCAAAACAAATAACAAGAACATATAATATCAAAGGGTATATGAAGAAAATCAAAGACAGAGGGGGTTGTTTGTTGGGAAAGttataaaacagtttaaaaaaagggggggaataaagtGTAGTTTTTACACGGCTTGGCAACTccagttatcagggacagtaaaaaaaatgaattggaccctaaaaaaaaactaaaaaaaaaaaacagatgctaattaaaatttgtgtgaaaattaatttaaaatggtcaaatGTATTGCCTATTCCACTGACACGCATCTGTACATTAGCCCGGGgcccacacaagttgttgccctttgaggctctgtatggatgtctcttttagcatttttggaattagaaaataccaaataaaaaggttacaaacagatatatgaaacccaaaaactggcttgtgttgtataACCTCTCCCCCTAGACTCTTATCCATTCTTGTTTTATaggaaactaggtgtttgtgaaatcttaaaagcatactactctccagctcaggtagacgggtccgttccaaattatTTTCACCGCAGATGTCGCAGTAAAAgtaaaagtaaataaaaagggaggctgggtccattaTTCCTGATGCAAGAAAgcgctaccaccgtgtgaggccgaGACCAGAAGGGCAGTaaatgacgtcgtggcagccaaagccatAGCAGCTGGTGAAAGCCCATGTGCAACAGGCTCGAAGTGGTCGGTaaaacctgcaggcgaacttaaacTTTTATTCAAAAGccaacaagacttatgattaaAGACGTGAAAACCAGAGCACAATCGTTAGCTAAAGAACAAAAGTAAATTTTTGAGACTCTTTTAGAGAGCCATTTTGATGTAATACTTGGTTTTTTGGTTTAAAAAAGTGGCTAGGAAAACactgtgtctacattattgttttaaaattgtaagttaatataatagagtgataaagattcaaaataattttgattttgatcatgaggggggactgggatgtgtaagattttaattaatttaattttagcatattagaaaaatgttatttttctattatatttgtaagctgtggttatttatataagtcagtaaaaaatagtcctgtctaacttaaactgaacaaagcaggtgatttttcgtatctggaacaggatatcaccaaataacagatgagatcatatacatgtgaccacaaagatgagatcagagttagggtggatttgagagaaggagatattcaaatcctcttggaacaaaaaactctggaaaagtataaaagattaaaaaatagGAGGAGCTTGTTAAAGGAAAAGTTTCATTTTGTGTCCTTTGGCTAACAtctttcctctcattattttttgctgcagaaaataattaaaaatctcttgctttcaatcctgaggttgggtttctttttattcagaatttaaatctgtttaaaaaaataaatctttttatttccaacatcttcaccaccggcgggaggtttttagagtggagcctgaggagggcgaggtttggggtggggagggacttaaatgccatagagtccaattggaaagtggccattttctccaggggaactgatctctatcgactgaagatcagttgtaatagcaggagatatccaggtaccacgtggaggttggcaaccccacctgtaGCTGCTCCTAGGTGCACGTTGAGCAGCAGGGAGTCAGCAGCTCACAAAAGAATGGAGTGTCCATGACAGGGCTGCCACATTCTCCTGCCGCCTTGGCTCCTGTGCCTTCAACTAGTGTCCAGACTCAATTAGTGTCTACCATTTACATTCCCGTTTCTGCTCCTACCTTGCCCACAAGCTTAGGGTACCAGctagggttccaggtccctctttgccaccggagggagatttttggggtggagcctgaggagggcggggtttggggaggggagggacttcaattccatagagtccaattgccaaagcagccattttctccaggtgaactgatctctatcggccggagatcagttgtaacagcaggagatctccagctagtacctggaggttggcaaccctaatgccagctctgggttggggcctacctggagattttggggggtggagctgaagagagagggtttgaggagaggaagggcCTTCAAAGAGGTATAattgcatagagtccaccttccaaagcagctgttttctacaggtgaactgatctcttttgcccgCTTTGTCAGTTTCATTACATGATTTGGAGATCTAGGTAGAAATCCTTCTGGTCCCGTTTGAAATTAGGTTTATACATGAACTTCTTTGgatacatatagctgatgaagccaacgCAAAACGTGATccagatctagacgacacgtcctgacatTCTCTCATCGTGGCTCTTGCCTCAGACATCTGCTTTCCAGCTGATAATAAGCACTTTAAAAAGTCTCTTACGGACAGtatatattgacttacctgacttacAGGACATCTAAAAATTTTTTTGTACTTTACATTATGCTGGATATTGaacattttgtatgtgtatcttattgtattgcattttgtacatatttatgcTCACCTTCTTGCACCTTTATGCACTTtataaattaatttattatttctatactttgtgagtgctgtttggatctctaccaactggaggttggcagccctacacaagCTGTTGCCACCTCAGGGCTTATGTGCTGCGTTCTGGGGACAGTGGGTGCATGGTCCATCCCAACAAAATATGCATGGCTGCATATTATCTTGGCCATGTGTGAACGAGCCACttaagagtagggctgccagctctgggttggaaaatacctggagattttgggggcagagcctgaggagggcagggtttggagaggggagggacttcagtgccatatagtccaattgccaaaacagccattttctcccgttgaactgatctcttgagtggagatcagttgtaatagcgggagatctccagctactatctggaggttgacaactctacgtCCAAGGAGGTTTAGGTGGTATACATGggctcttccttccctcctccccgatTTCCTTCTGCACAACAagcctctgaggtaggttagattgattTACATGAACTCAATGAGTTTTGtgactgagcagggatttgaatccaggtctcatGGTCCCCTATGCTGCATTGCTTCTAATGTGATCCAAGTCTCCCACCTccttcataattagggttgccaacctccaggtactagctggacctctcctgctattacagctgatctccagccaataaagatcagttcacctggagaaaatggccgctttggccattggactctatgacattgaagtccctccccttcccaaaccctgctctcctcaggcttctgccggtggcgaacgGGGACCTAGCAACACTATTAATAATAGCCAAAGTAATATTATGagtggagtgtgtgtgtaaagcttgCCTTTATCCACATGAGCCCTTCTTCAGCTGGTGTTGTGCTCCCCAGTTAAGAATATAATGGGGGCTCAGTTCATAGTACAGAAGAACAGGCTGCCCCACTGCAGAAGAGGTGTTTTCTAGGGTCTCTAGGGAGCAAGAGCAGTTTACCCACTTCTAAATCATTGTACCAAGATGCGTCAGAAAAGAAGCTGATGACCAAGTAGGAAATAAAACAAAGGACTGACGGGACAAGGCAGTTGGCGGAAGGGCTGCCACCCCACCGTTTAAGGCTGGTGCGGCAGCAATGCTCTTGTTAACTTTCTGAGAAGGTTGAGAATGAAATGAATTAATAGCCTTTAATGAATGTTAACCAGCAAGTAATTATGAAATCCTGTTATGATGCTCCCTTCAAAATTTAACTTACTGATGTCTCATTAAAAATGGAGACTGCATATGTCCGAAGACAGCCAGGGGAAATGACACACCTTCCATTCTTTTTCATGCAAACACACTGGCTGCCTTGAGCAGGGAAGCAATAACCCTGAAGTTAATCTTTTATTTTGAAAGGACACTTGAAGTCTGGCCAGTAGGCATTTCCCCATTTTTCAAGAGAATGAAGTTACAAGCCAAACATGTGCACAGGGAAAGTAAGAAGTATTTTAATGCGAATAAATAAAGCTTGGAGGCATTTGAACCACAGTGACACAAGGAAGAGTTTGCAGTCTGTGACAGACATATAGAAGATACTTCTTAATATCTTACCAAGTAATATTCCCAAAATATACAGCAAATTATTCAAGTACATGGTAACAGCAGCAAGAGAAACATATGCAGGAAAAAGGAAgccagagaaatacccagatttgaatGAATAGATGAGTAAATTAACTGAATATGCAATTATGGAAAAAATATGCAAAAACTAACATcctttatacataatagaccgatttcagaatttcaagaaaatgGAATGTCTTTTTAATTATATAGTTGGAAATTAAGAATAAAGTTAAATCAAAACACAAGAAGAAACATTTAGGTAATATatgttttgaaataaatatgtttttagaTATTAAGATGTATTCAAAAGATAGAGTAATGTAACtaaaaaatgtaaatttaaatagTAAGTGCCATACAAATTGTATGAACATGAATGTTTATGTTTGCTTTGCATattgaaataaaacatttaaaactttaaaaagaagaaaaagatgctTCTTATGTTGtgccagccttcagtttgcaagatctgagcaaggctgtcaaagataggatattctggaggactttcattcatagggtcgccatgagtcggaagcgacttgatggcacttaacactcacacatgTTGTGCCAAGATGGGAATTCCTTCACctggagggaaaggaagaaaggattaaaaaaaaaacatgttaagGGAGACATGCTTGCAAAGAATCAACATGTTTGCTCTGGTATAagagcagaatcaaactggcttacaatcaccttctcttcccaaaacagacaccctgtgaggtaggtggggctgagagagctctatcagagctgtgactagcccaaggtcacccagctggcttcatgtgtaggagtggggaaaccaacccggttcaccagattagcttctgccgctcatgtggaggagttgggaatcaaacctggttctccagatcagtgtccaccactccaaaccaccgctcttaattactacaccactctggcaccaGTCTGGAAGTGAATCTTGGTTGAAAAAAGAGACTCCCTTGTTATATTGATATGAATAAGCAATGTCTTCAGCTGAGCATGGGAGCACAATGCCAAGAGAAAGTCATCACAGGTTGAAGCAGAGCAGCAGCAACATAGCAGCTCTGTAGCCAGTGGCACGCACACCCCCATGTCATTTTAAAGGTCTCCTTTCATCTTGCAAGACAGCTGCAAACATGTGTATCTTCAAAAGTAACATGTGAGAGGTTCTAATTGCCAGGAAAGGCCAGACTCTGTTCTCCTGCTTCACACAGATTTTTAAAGCAGTGATTCTCCTCATCATCTGAGATAACGGGGAACGAGGAAGGGACCGCTGCTGCTGCTACAATGCAGGGTTAACTTGGGGAGCAGGCAAGTTCAAAGACCCTGCCATTCTGGGGTGCTTCAAAACCTACTAAAGGGGAGGGCAGGAATTTGCAATTCTGAGGGTGCTCCTCTCAAACACAGAGGGAGAGCAGCAACCCTGCCCTTAGGCAAAGCGCGGCAGTGAGTTGGGAGAGCCATTTAACTGTGGCTGAGTGCAAGATGGCGGCAGTGCTGCTGGAACCTCTCTTGTGCAAACCCCACAGAAATGAACAGTTAGGTGCACAAGCATGGGGTACTTCTACAGTCCCTGCTcctttcagtggggcttgcacaGGAAAGCAACCCCATGTCAGTTAATTAGCAGACATGGGGATGCCACCAAATTTTCTCCTGTTGGCTGTACCAAGAGCAAACATGCTCAATAGCTGTTACAAAAGGCCTTTATTATTGTCAGACTTTCAAGTCACACAAATACTTACAGTGCTGTGTTGCTTGGTGGTCTGCTTGCTTTCCTGAAGCACTTCAAAATGCAAAGATGACAAAGTGTTACCACCTTGTCAAAACACATCAGAtagcagtccccccaccccacacccccgaTTTCAAGAGGAGTTTTTCCAGGTTATGCATTTTGGATCAGACTGCTCGTTCTGCTAGGAGCTGTCATGTTTTGATTCTACCCAGTGCCTTATTTCAGGTCCCTCTGGCACGGGGTGGATGGaagctctttccctctcccctgacctCATACTGTCCCACCTGCTCTTCCTCAGCAGAAAGCCAGGTGCCATTTGAGTAACAATGTCCCAAACCATTTGTCCTGTTTAAAGGGCTGTGCAGATATTATTGGGATAGGAAGGCAAATCAGACTAGAGAATCAATCGGACTACAAtaccttccttttttctctccagaAAACCACTATAGCTGTGGTCCATTCTAATTTTGCtctaagccctgacctgaatggcccaggctagcctgatctcatcagatctcggaagctaagcagtgtaagccctggttagtacttggatgggagaccaccaaggaaatctctatgcagagacaggcaatggcaaaccacctatgttcatctctggccttgaaaatccaatgggtacaccataagtcagctgtgacttgatggcaaaaacaaaattgAAGGATGACACCAAGGCAGGGGGGCAAGGAAATTCCCTGAGAGAAGACTGCCTTCTGCTGGCCACACCAAAATAGATACTCGTTCCCACAGGTCTCCTGTCTTGGGCTACTTTACACAGTCTGTGTGTGTTGGGGCACAACGAGAGGACTTTGTATCATGGGTATGAttggagttttgtgcctcccagaagCACACTGGCTTTTTTCTGTTTGTGACCACAGCTAGCAGGGAGAAGCGGCTTCACGTCAGTTTCAAAAAGGAGCCAATGGTGGCTCCATGGGACAGTTTGCAGGCCTGAAAGAGGCTGATTGTAGTCTAGTTGATTCTCCGTGAGTGCAGTGGTCACAAATACAAAAGGGCCAGTGTGcacctgggaggcacaaaacaccCATCACATGGGGGATACAGAGTCCTtgtgttgttccccaacaaacacaAACATGTTACCTTGCGAAATGTAGCACGGACTACCACAGGATTGCAGTCAGAATCTCAAACTGGCATTTAGGAATGGTATAAATTAGGATTTGGAAATGTAGCATGTGACCTTTAATTTACTTTATGATTgtcagtttaaaaaacaacaaaagcaaaACCCTGCTCCTTTAAGCAAGCAGTTTGGCACCCAGAAATCAAGCAagggtgtttttttcctcccacttTCTCCATGTAGCTCCACCACTTATATTTCTCCTTGCACATTCCACTGCATTTCCCCAAGACTTTCACCAAAACAGAAACGCGCAGAGAAAGAAGCATACTGGGGTGCAACCGGCTTTTGGTGGACAGGATCACTGCTACTTCCTCTCTGGTTTGACAGAGCTGCTGCCAATTCAAGCATGTATTTATCCTCGGGCTCCATTCTCACCCCATCCCCGCCCCTTGGGCAGCACGCCATTTCTAGTGCTGGAGACCCCTCTCCAAGGCTCAGGCTTTCCTTATGTCATCACCTGATGCATGAAAGAGAGCCTTCCCATACTAGGCTCTTCTTACCTTAAGAATTGCTTCCCTTCGAGCCACAACAGCAAAAAGGATGGTGAGGGCAACCACCACTCCTGCCGCAATGACCGCCTCTGTTGGAAAGGCAAGTTTTCCGGCTATTgggaaagacagagagagggaaagggacaCCAGCCCTTTTGGTTACTGGACACGCAGGATCAGTTTTACAAAACTGTTTGTGAGATCATGCAGCTGGGCACACATCCATGGCAGCTGCCATATACAGCCACGGCTGCTTTATACTGACCATGGATTGTGAACAGGATCCAACTGAGCTGAAGACCTTTGGCTAATCCTTTCAAAGCCAGTACTGGTGGTTCTGATCCTGCCCAGGTGtacgtggtggactctgatctggagaaccgggtttgattccccactcctccacaagagctgcggaagctaatctggtgaactggatttgtttccccactcctacacataaagccagctgggtgaccttgggcaagttacagctctgttagaactctctcagccccacctacctcacagggtgtctgttgtggggaggggaaggaaaggtgattgtaagccggtttgagtcttccctaaagggtagagaaagtcggcatataaaaaccaactcttcttcttcttctatgctacAACACTAAAGACTGGCCCAGCCATTTGAAGTCCCTGCTGTGTTCTTCTAAGTCATTCTGGTTTCTTGAATAATGAGATGAGAAGGATTTCCCTTCTGCTTTGAACTCACTTGGTGGCCATAGGCAAACTACTCTTTGTGTCTCAAACTTCAGTTCCCCCCCACCTGCAATACCGGGATTAAAAGGTTGATAAatctcacagggctattgtaatTAGGCAATGGAGGGGcggtggctctgtggaagaacTTGTGCTCTGAACTGGCATGCATGGCATCAAGGCCAGGGTGACCATTAATGAGCCCTGGGAAGCATGGCGGAACAGCTTGATGGCCCTGCCGTTTGGCAGGAGAGTCAGGCCGGATGGCCTGTTGATCGGCTCTGATTCTAGAAACATAGGAAGGGCTTAGActaaggtgctatttacacagcccaaataatgcactttcaatccactttcaatgcactttgtgaGGAAATAGGACAGGGTGGACTGGCAAACACTAGGCAAGATAGctgttgaacatatgaacacatgaagctgccttatactgaatcagaccctgttggaatatgcaagtctgtcatattagctgtggcaggcagagttagatgtaggggatctaactgtcaacctgGGCTGTTGtcatggcctggaaagcccctaggaggcctgattacactggccagaaccagttgaggccagaggctgaggtgatgtgttgcacctgtagggtgactcagcctgaactactaattgatgcctggtggtggcattatgtatataagtgttagactccatgagtctgtgtcgggagatagtggtggaaaaaGTGTATGTATTTGAgcactgtaaaaataaacaactgcatttctattagCTCTGGTGGTtactggtggtcattcctggatgcgacagacccttgatccatcaaagacagtactatctactttgactggcagtggctctccagggtctcaggcaggggtctttcacatcacctacttgccaggtccctttaactcagtggttcccagcctttttttgaccagggaccactaggacttttttgttcggtgcagggaccccaaggtccaaaataaaaattccgagaatttgaaaataaactttaatcataactgttagttaaacattaaacttagaataatatttgaatatatatatttttataatagagaacttttaattgaaaatattaatttattatgggtttataactttgttttgcggaccttaatttagttctcgcagacccctgggggtccacggacccctggttgggaaccagtgctttaactggagatgccggggattgaacctgagatcttctgcatgccgagcagatgctctaccactgagccacagcccctctgctaagaacacatgaacgcatgaagctgccttatactgaatcagacccttggtccatcaaagtcagtacttgctactgagaccggcagtggctcttcagggtcttaggcagaggtctttcacatcagctacttgcctagtcccttgaactggagatgccggggattgaacctggaaccttctgcatgccaagcagatgttctaccactaagccacagcccctccccactcagaCTACAGACCACAGCAGATTGCCAATGGGTCACTTGCTATTGGTCATATGGCTGGTCAATGTCCTTACTGCAGAATTACCTTCAATAGTCAAGTGGAAATCTCTCCTTGCTGTTCCAAGGTCAGATGTGGCCTTGCAGGTATACACCCCACCGTCAGATTCCTGGGCTCTCTCAATCCTCAGCTGAAAGAGGTTGATGGACTGGGAAATCCAGAGACGGTCAGACTCCAAGACCAAGGTGCTGTTGTCTTTATACCAAACCATCTGAGCCAGTGGATTAGCCTTTATGTGGCAGTTGAGTGTCACATCATTTTCTTCTAGTATCGATGGAGGATCTTCTCCACTTAGGGTAGGTGGGACTATTAAGTATCAGTAAAGAACCACATCAATATCATGTCTCTCACCGCCCTTTCCCCCAAGATGATATGAAAagaacacctctatgctaaattgacacaatcacaaaaatcagcataggaagccaaaatatAATGAAGTCTCCTATTTCTAACAGTATGTTACACATACAACCAAGGAAATAACAATGGTCCTATAATGCACAACTTGCTAATACAATTTAAAGTCCAAACAAATCAAGGGATCCACCCCAATCCATCTTGGGTCCCAATCCGGCTTTGATCAGATTTGCCGCTTCACAAGGCGATCTCTATCCTGTGTATTCGGTGTACTTTCGGTGATCAGCAAGCTGATAGCTGCTTTGTCACGCATCATTTATATATTCATATGATGAGTTCTtgtatggcagattctacattatACTGAAGAAGTTGGATGATGAAATGGTACATGTTTCTAGAAGACCGTCTATACAGGATACAGATCGCCTTGTGAAGCGGCATTGGGAACATTTTTGTCTGCCTGTCTAGCAACCTCCTCTCTTGAACTAGTAGAAGCAGGATTGGTTTAGGTTTAACCCGCTCTTTCCCCCAAGAACATCAGGATGGCATACCAAATAAGAAAATGATTTATACAGCTTGCAGAATCCAAGCaacctgcttaaaaaaaaaaaaaccagactcaGACACCagccttcccccccgcccccataacCTGACAGTCAACCACCTTGACTACTCACACATGACATCCAGTACCACAGAGATCTGGATGGACTCATCTCGGGCGAGCTTGCAGGTAAAGGAAACCCCGTTGTCGTCCATAGTGACAGGGGAGATGCAGATATTGCTGGCGTTCACTCGGTTTCCATCTTTCAGGTCAACCGTCCCATCCTGCCGGAGCCAGAGCAACTCTTCTTCCTGGCTGTGATTCTGGGTGGCACACCAGAGGGACTGACTCAGGCCTGGCCTCGTCTGCAGTCTGTAGTCAGCAGTGTTATCGTTAATGGTCAGCTCTACACCTGGGGAAAGTTATTGCAAATATTGGGCACGAGAAGACTTGGACTACAGGGCAGACATAAAGTttaactactttttaaaaagggagagaaatgaAAAAGATCCTCAGCGTTCCTTCTCAGATCTTCCCATACCAAACATCAGCGGTAGGCAGActttgaaaaaaagaagagttgtttttttatatgtcaactttctctaccagttaagggagactcaaaccggcttacaatcaccttcccttcccctcccacaacagtcaccctgtgaggtaggtggggctgagagagccctaacagagctgtgacttgcgcaaggtcacccagctggctttgtgtgtaggagcggggaaacaaatccagtccaccagattagcctccgctgctcatgtggaggaatggggaatcaaacccgcttctccagatcagagtccactactccaaattACCGAtgttaaccagtacaccacgctggatgtggAGCAGAGATTTACCACCACTATGCCACCCTAACATTAAGCATCTCTCGATTCAGACTCGGTTGTGGCTCTGCATTTCTGGCTCATCACCCACCTGCACTAGTGTACGGCAAAAGCATTATTGTAAGGAGGGATGTTCCAAAAAGGAATCCTGCAGTCGCCCTTGAGGCCATCTGAGAAGTGCTCTGGTCGAGATCTGTAACGGGCAGGAGGCAAGAGAGTGTCACGGCTGTTGTAGATGCCGTGCAAAGCCAGCTGAATTCAACCTACAGTCACCATCATCCATGCTCCCTCAGATCAAGCCAcacaacttgggttgccaacctccaggtactagctggagatctcctgctata
This portion of the Euleptes europaea isolate rEulEur1 chromosome 19, rEulEur1.hap1, whole genome shotgun sequence genome encodes:
- the TMIGD1 gene encoding transmembrane and immunoglobulin domain-containing protein 1; translation: MDDGDCVELTINDNTADYRLQTRPGLSQSLWCATQNHSQEEELLWLRQDGTVDLKDGNRVNASNICISPVTMDDNGVSFTCKLARDESIQISVVLDVMFPPTLSGEDPPSILEENDVTLNCHIKANPLAQMVWYKDNSTLVLESDRLWISQSINLFQLRIERAQESDGGVYTCKATSDLGTARRDFHLTIEAGKLAFPTEAVIAAGVVVALTILFAVVARREAILKCFRKASRPPSNTAL